A region of Paenibacillus sp. JNUCC-31 DNA encodes the following proteins:
- a CDS encoding lysozyme — translation MANLSANGATFMKGHEGLNLKFYADPKGFPTVGYGHLITKSKTYTANTTLTQAQADALSKSLGLSYTSPITQSQANTFFTNDTASAVSSVNKVALPAGMSLSQNQFDALVSLTFNAGSGVLSTDDVVALLAYKLIYPSFQGPRSTQELDNCSKLVSKAFSYDRSLQRRRNEEAELFCKGSGYTHKYPVYTL, via the coding sequence ATGGCAAATCTAAGCGCTAATGGAGCAACATTTATGAAAGGGCATGAGGGACTTAACTTAAAATTTTATGCCGATCCAAAAGGTTTTCCAACAGTTGGGTATGGACATCTGATAACAAAGTCTAAAACATACACAGCGAATACAACTTTAACCCAAGCACAAGCTGACGCTCTATCAAAATCTTTGGGACTCAGTTATACTTCTCCAATTACTCAGTCTCAGGCAAATACATTTTTCACCAATGATACTGCAAGTGCTGTATCATCCGTAAATAAAGTGGCACTTCCTGCAGGTATGTCCCTTTCCCAAAATCAGTTTGATGCACTTGTTTCGCTTACTTTTAATGCAGGCTCTGGGGTGCTTAGTACCGATGATGTAGTAGCTCTGCTTGCATACAAGCTAATCTACCCATCTTTCCAAGGGCCACGTTCAACTCAGGAACTTGACAATTGTTCTAAACTAGTAAGTAAAGCATTTTCATATGATAGAAGTTTGCAAAGACGTAGAAATGAAGAAGCTGAACTATTCTGTAAAGGCTCGGGTTATACTCATAAATATCCAGTGTATACACTATAG
- a CDS encoding helix-turn-helix domain-containing protein translates to MLAELLVQAQQHHDQEATLHILESFIPKIKASLRQVPHDHRDDLRQELYVKMIEVIQTFDSSELK, encoded by the coding sequence ATGTTGGCCGAACTTTTAGTACAAGCACAGCAACACCACGATCAGGAGGCAACATTACATATCCTAGAATCTTTTATACCAAAGATCAAAGCCTCCTTGCGACAAGTCCCCCACGATCATCGAGATGATTTAAGACAGGAACTCTATGTCAAAATGATTGAGGTGATACAGACTTTCGATTCTAGTGAATTGAAATAA
- a CDS encoding bifunctional transcriptional activator/DNA repair enzyme AdaA, which produces MISAERKEQYYHALVAKDSEYEGLFYVGVKTTGVFCRPTCPARKPKFENCEFYETAQQALLASYRPCQRCRPLSHPNQVSDVVRVLVEAVENNPEKRWKGQDFKALSIDESTARRQFKKRFGMTFVEYARARRMGLALKNIRSGRKVIDAQLSTGYESGSGFRDAFSRIMGAAPTQVDEEHVLKASWIDTRLGPMMAVADEKALYLLEFVDRRGLEREVERLRKRTKSAIVPGITEPIRSIERELAQYFEGTLTSFRTPLFCLGTPFQKSVWEQLIAIPAGETRSYQDIANALAKPTACRAVAQANGANQLAIVIPCHRVINASGELGGYGGGLTRKNWLLTHEKQGGS; this is translated from the coding sequence ATGATTTCTGCCGAACGGAAAGAACAATATTACCATGCTCTGGTTGCCAAGGATTCGGAATATGAAGGTTTATTCTACGTTGGAGTCAAGACGACGGGCGTATTCTGCCGGCCTACTTGCCCTGCGCGAAAGCCAAAATTCGAAAACTGTGAATTCTATGAGACGGCGCAGCAGGCATTGCTTGCTTCGTATCGCCCTTGCCAGCGCTGCCGCCCGTTATCCCATCCCAATCAGGTATCTGATGTGGTACGCGTATTGGTGGAAGCCGTGGAAAACAATCCGGAGAAACGTTGGAAAGGCCAGGATTTCAAGGCGTTATCCATCGACGAATCCACCGCCAGACGTCAGTTCAAGAAGCGATTCGGCATGACCTTTGTCGAGTATGCTCGTGCCCGCCGCATGGGATTGGCCCTGAAGAATATTCGCTCTGGTCGCAAGGTCATTGATGCCCAGCTGTCCACCGGTTACGAGTCCGGCAGCGGGTTCCGGGATGCCTTCTCGCGAATCATGGGCGCAGCGCCTACACAAGTGGATGAAGAACATGTGTTGAAGGCGTCCTGGATCGACACCCGTCTTGGACCCATGATGGCTGTAGCTGATGAGAAAGCATTATATCTGCTTGAATTTGTGGATCGCAGAGGTCTGGAGCGTGAGGTGGAACGATTGCGCAAACGGACGAAGTCGGCCATTGTACCTGGGATTACAGAGCCCATTCGTTCAATCGAACGGGAACTTGCGCAGTATTTCGAAGGGACATTAACTTCATTCCGCACCCCGTTGTTCTGTTTAGGAACACCATTTCAGAAGAGCGTCTGGGAGCAGCTGATAGCGATCCCTGCGGGGGAAACAAGGTCATATCAGGATATCGCGAATGCACTGGCTAAACCCACAGCATGTCGAGCGGTAGCACAGGCGAACGGAGCCAATCAGCTGGCCATTGTTATTCCTTGTCACCGTGTGATCAATGCCAGTGGTGAACTGGGTGGATACGGCGGAGGCCTGACACGCAAAAATTGGCTTTTAACTCACGAAAAGCAGGGTGGTAGCTGA
- a CDS encoding isocitrate lyase/PEP mutase family protein, whose protein sequence is MNTLQEKAAIFHQSHVKGKPLVLVNIWDAGSAHTIQSAGATAIATGSWSVAAAHGEQDGEAMPFQLVLDNLARITASVDLPVTIDMEGGYGRFASEVKENVSQVIHHGAVGINIEDQLPSGAGLYAVEEQCLRLSAAREAADEAGIPLFINARTDIFLQNAPERHNHALLEEALIRSNAYAEAGASGLFVPGLQNQQLIQELCERSLLPVNVMVTSHEPSPEQLARLGVARVSYGPYPYLQAMEHLKELGRSILSGK, encoded by the coding sequence ATGAATACCTTACAAGAAAAAGCAGCGATTTTTCACCAATCCCATGTGAAAGGGAAGCCATTGGTGCTGGTCAATATATGGGATGCCGGGAGTGCACACACCATCCAATCTGCTGGAGCCACAGCAATCGCTACCGGAAGCTGGTCTGTAGCTGCAGCTCATGGTGAACAGGATGGCGAAGCGATGCCATTCCAGCTGGTTCTGGACAATCTGGCCCGGATTACAGCGAGTGTGGATTTGCCTGTAACGATTGATATGGAGGGAGGGTATGGCAGGTTTGCGTCAGAAGTGAAGGAAAATGTGAGCCAAGTGATCCATCACGGTGCCGTGGGAATTAATATTGAGGATCAGCTCCCCTCTGGCGCGGGACTGTACGCTGTGGAGGAGCAATGCCTGAGACTGTCGGCTGCCCGGGAAGCTGCGGATGAGGCAGGAATTCCGCTGTTCATTAACGCCCGCACGGATATCTTTTTGCAAAATGCACCTGAACGACACAATCATGCTCTCCTGGAAGAAGCGCTTATCCGTTCCAATGCTTATGCAGAAGCAGGCGCCAGTGGTCTGTTCGTTCCGGGCTTACAGAATCAACAACTGATTCAGGAATTATGTGAACGTTCATTGCTTCCTGTCAACGTGATGGTTACATCCCATGAGCCTTCACCGGAACAACTTGCCAGGCTGGGTGTGGCGCGTGTGAGTTATGGGCCTTATCCTTATCTGCAAGCAATGGAACATTTGAAAGAGCTGGGACGAAGTATTCTATCTGGAAAATAA
- a CDS encoding ATP-binding cassette domain-containing protein produces the protein MIQIEQVTYSYQQTQVLDNVTIHESEPIISAMWGRNGAGKTTLMSLLAGHNRPDAGTIQVMGQNPYNNLTAQENLCYIQENHPLGRNWTINDMVRFGQYFHPQWDQTFAEQLIDRFELPVKKKISKFSKGMKTAAQMILGLASNARVTILDEPTNGLDAEKRKYFYNALLETYEDNPRLILISSHHIEEIQPLCESLIVLKAGKVLFNQPMEEMREKGVLLTGGIDDINRVTADVEVIESSRMGTTMKVMIDEPYSKAWKDIAHAQGLSIEKATLQDYLIHRTRNQEGVKR, from the coding sequence ATGATTCAGATCGAGCAGGTGACCTACAGCTATCAACAGACACAGGTGCTGGATAACGTAACTATACATGAAAGCGAGCCAATCATCAGTGCAATGTGGGGGAGAAACGGCGCAGGCAAGACAACCCTGATGAGTCTGCTCGCAGGCCATAATAGACCTGATGCTGGAACCATTCAAGTGATGGGTCAGAATCCATACAACAATTTGACAGCACAGGAGAATCTGTGTTATATCCAGGAGAATCATCCCCTGGGTAGGAATTGGACGATCAACGATATGGTTCGGTTCGGTCAATACTTTCATCCTCAGTGGGATCAGACCTTTGCAGAGCAATTAATCGATAGGTTCGAATTGCCAGTGAAAAAGAAGATCAGCAAATTCTCAAAAGGCATGAAGACCGCCGCCCAGATGATACTGGGTCTGGCCAGTAATGCAAGGGTAACGATCCTGGATGAGCCAACCAACGGACTCGATGCCGAGAAACGCAAATATTTCTACAATGCTTTATTGGAGACTTATGAAGATAACCCGCGTCTCATTCTGATATCAAGCCATCATATTGAGGAGATTCAGCCATTATGTGAGTCTCTAATCGTTCTGAAAGCGGGAAAAGTATTGTTTAATCAGCCGATGGAAGAGATGCGCGAAAAAGGAGTTCTTCTAACAGGGGGAATAGATGATATCAACCGCGTAACAGCAGACGTGGAGGTCATAGAATCGTCCCGGATGGGAACGACCATGAAAGTGATGATTGATGAGCCCTACTCCAAAGCATGGAAAGATATCGCTCATGCACAGGGGCTTTCCATTGAGAAAGCGACATTACAAGATTATCTGATTCACAGGACCCGTAATCAAGAGGGGGTTAAGCGATGA
- a CDS encoding GntR family transcriptional regulator, with amino-acid sequence MKSTLDESQPIFHQIAMMIMDDIVDGRLKVEEQVPSTNELSRFYNINPATARKGLQSLVDKGIIYKQRGVGMFVAKGAREALLVERKQHFYEEFIKPLLEEARRIHMNEDMIVDLIRGKKDKESEL; translated from the coding sequence ATGAAATCGACTTTGGATGAATCTCAGCCTATTTTTCATCAGATCGCCATGATGATTATGGATGACATTGTGGACGGCAGATTAAAGGTGGAGGAACAGGTTCCCTCAACCAATGAACTGTCTCGCTTTTACAATATTAATCCAGCCACGGCACGGAAAGGACTTCAATCGCTCGTAGACAAAGGTATTATATACAAACAGCGAGGTGTTGGCATGTTTGTTGCGAAGGGAGCCAGGGAAGCATTGCTTGTTGAACGAAAGCAGCATTTCTACGAAGAATTTATCAAGCCTTTACTTGAAGAGGCCAGACGCATTCACATGAACGAGGACATGATTGTTGATTTGATCCGAGGCAAGAAGGATAAGGAGAGTGAACTATGA
- a CDS encoding aspartyl-phosphate phosphatase Spo0E family protein, with translation MDCLELMSQIEEARQQLYRLQSEYDSLLHPEVIQQSVVLDGLINQYNRAKIKKIIN, from the coding sequence ATGGATTGCCTGGAGTTGATGTCACAGATCGAAGAGGCCAGACAACAGCTTTACCGCCTGCAGTCAGAATACGACAGCCTGCTTCATCCTGAAGTTATCCAGCAATCTGTAGTTCTCGACGGCCTTATTAATCAATACAATCGAGCCAAAATAAAAAAAATAATCAATTAA
- a CDS encoding transcriptional regulator, whose translation MEPTTTIRDHLESYLKREQMSISLFSEISGINSGTLSNILNKNRPIAMQQLDRITSAMRLEEGFFYELYIDECFVHATPDWRRLGPFLHRCAELNKLNCIEEVIRLMMDNLSYIPLLFDLAEEFYHAGRFEPAVLLYETIAESEKMQHSERLALCQYRLFRLGLTNDQQRNLIIAAQFEYYVDRLDERYQLDALNELINAFASLHRWSKVQELSEKLKVKATIHYELNGRRKQEETKRPIVFYIMYAYLASGSANFHLNNYEIALKYVSLYADYSWVREPNADEMIVINQFQEWAEGNRYIYQLMGGQFEVLPEYLNYISTKENEIFPALCDIVTAAIRYDENIDDVLEQYGSYFTYQEQSNRIGKVSRQVTDDRYLRLLADLGAYYLKKDEYFTGLGFVLDSLRFSIEICSGRGMLRGVGLFEQYRDYASDTAIQQYKILISEVQKLNEEKAGFADSYM comes from the coding sequence TTGGAGCCAACAACCACGATACGTGATCATTTAGAAAGTTATTTGAAACGTGAGCAGATGTCCATTAGTCTTTTTTCGGAAATATCAGGAATTAATTCGGGTACGCTGAGCAATATCTTGAACAAGAATCGTCCGATTGCAATGCAGCAGCTGGATCGAATCACTTCAGCTATGAGACTTGAAGAAGGTTTCTTCTATGAATTGTACATAGATGAGTGTTTTGTCCATGCTACCCCTGACTGGCGAAGACTGGGACCCTTCCTTCATCGTTGTGCTGAGTTGAATAAATTGAACTGTATTGAAGAGGTTATTCGGTTAATGATGGATAATCTATCTTATATTCCTTTGTTATTTGATCTGGCTGAGGAATTCTATCATGCAGGTAGATTCGAACCAGCCGTTCTACTATATGAAACGATAGCCGAAAGTGAGAAAATGCAGCACTCCGAACGGCTTGCACTGTGTCAGTATCGACTGTTCCGACTGGGACTAACCAATGATCAGCAACGAAATCTGATCATTGCCGCTCAATTCGAATACTATGTGGATCGACTGGATGAACGTTACCAGCTTGATGCTCTCAACGAATTGATTAATGCCTTTGCATCCCTTCACAGGTGGAGCAAAGTTCAGGAGCTCTCTGAAAAGCTTAAAGTGAAAGCAACTATTCATTATGAGCTGAATGGCAGGAGGAAACAGGAAGAAACGAAGCGGCCGATTGTTTTCTATATTATGTATGCATATTTGGCATCTGGAAGTGCCAATTTTCATTTAAATAACTATGAAATCGCCTTGAAATATGTGTCATTATATGCGGATTATAGTTGGGTGAGAGAGCCTAATGCAGATGAAATGATTGTCATTAATCAATTTCAGGAATGGGCTGAGGGCAACCGTTATATATATCAATTAATGGGCGGACAGTTTGAAGTTTTGCCTGAGTATCTGAATTACATCTCAACCAAGGAAAATGAGATATTTCCAGCACTTTGTGATATCGTGACTGCTGCAATTCGCTATGATGAGAATATTGATGATGTGCTCGAACAATATGGATCTTACTTTACGTACCAGGAGCAGAGTAACCGGATTGGAAAAGTCAGCAGACAGGTTACAGATGATCGATATCTGCGTCTATTAGCGGATTTGGGTGCATATTATCTAAAGAAAGACGAGTACTTTACGGGATTAGGATTTGTCCTCGATAGTTTAAGATTCTCTATTGAAATTTGTAGTGGACGAGGTATGCTTAGAGGTGTCGGGCTATTTGAGCAATATAGGGATTATGCGTCTGACACAGCTATACAGCAGTACAAAATTTTGATTAGTGAGGTGCAGAAGCTCAATGAAGAGAAAGCTGGCTTTGCTGATAGTTACATGTAG
- a CDS encoding aldo/keto reductase, whose translation MRTIKLGSSELEIPVVAVGCMRINSLSSKEAEHFVHSAMEAGANFFDHADIYGNGACEEIFADAVQMNPQVRENMILQSKCGIRKGMFDFSKEHILNSVDGILQRLKTDYLDVLLLHRPDTLVEPEEVAEAFDQLEREGKVRHFGVSNQNPNQIELLKKYVKQPLVANQLQMSITNTTMIDSGINVNMENDAAVNRDGGILDYCRLHDITIQPWSPFQYGFFEGVFLGSDKFPELNAKIDEVAAKYEVSNTTIAIAWLLRHPAHMQPVTGTMNIQRLQDCIKAGDVHLTRQEWYEIYRAAGNVLP comes from the coding sequence TTGAGAACAATTAAACTGGGCAGCAGCGAACTTGAAATACCAGTTGTAGCTGTTGGCTGCATGCGAATTAATTCATTAAGCAGCAAAGAAGCTGAACATTTTGTTCATTCCGCGATGGAAGCAGGCGCGAACTTCTTCGATCATGCAGATATTTACGGAAACGGAGCGTGTGAGGAGATCTTTGCAGACGCTGTGCAGATGAATCCCCAGGTTCGTGAAAATATGATTCTTCAGTCCAAGTGCGGTATTCGCAAAGGCATGTTTGATTTCTCGAAAGAGCACATCTTGAATTCGGTGGATGGCATTCTGCAACGCTTGAAAACCGATTATCTGGATGTTCTGTTGCTGCATCGCCCGGATACATTGGTTGAACCTGAAGAAGTGGCTGAAGCCTTTGACCAATTGGAGCGTGAAGGCAAAGTTCGTCACTTCGGGGTATCCAACCAGAACCCGAACCAGATCGAACTGTTGAAAAAATACGTTAAACAGCCACTGGTAGCCAACCAGTTGCAGATGAGTATTACCAACACTACGATGATTGACAGTGGAATCAACGTGAATATGGAGAATGATGCCGCGGTTAACCGTGATGGCGGTATTCTTGATTATTGTCGCCTGCACGATATCACGATTCAACCGTGGTCCCCGTTCCAATACGGATTCTTCGAAGGCGTATTCCTGGGCAGCGACAAGTTCCCGGAACTGAATGCAAAAATCGATGAGGTTGCTGCAAAATATGAAGTGAGCAATACCACCATCGCGATTGCCTGGTTGCTGCGACACCCGGCGCACATGCAGCCAGTAACAGGTACGATGAATATCCAGCGTTTGCAGGATTGCATCAAAGCAGGCGATGTTCACCTTACACGCCAGGAGTGGTACGAAATTTATCGTGCGGCTGGCAATGTACTGCCTTAA
- a CDS encoding diacylglycerol/lipid kinase family protein translates to MRQAMIISNPSSGKEEARQYVSQVQEILESVQYEVVVNVTAGEGDATSFCLSACKDGCDLVVSIGGDGTLHETINGMMDQEHRPRLGVVPLGTVNDFARALNISLDPEEAIRQLRSDQIHRVDLGKVNDRLFANVVAAGSLAEALFSVSSEEKWRLGSFAYMKEGLKDLMNTTAKLLTIEYDGQFWEGESPLFLAALTNSVGGFEKLSPEAAVDDGLIHCFVIRSMNVFNTVTLGTSLLFGNLKNHKDVDYFTAKEVHVRSTEAIRTNVDGEEGPSLPIRIRVLPRHIEVIVPEEI, encoded by the coding sequence ATGCGTCAAGCCATGATCATTAGCAATCCATCGTCAGGCAAGGAAGAGGCTCGGCAATATGTGTCCCAAGTGCAAGAAATTCTTGAATCAGTGCAGTATGAAGTAGTGGTCAACGTGACAGCCGGAGAAGGTGATGCGACGAGCTTCTGTCTGAGTGCCTGCAAAGATGGTTGTGACCTCGTTGTTTCTATCGGTGGGGATGGGACCTTGCATGAGACGATAAACGGCATGATGGATCAGGAACATCGTCCCAGACTGGGTGTGGTGCCACTGGGCACGGTGAATGATTTTGCGCGTGCGCTGAATATCTCGCTTGACCCGGAGGAAGCCATTCGGCAGTTGCGTTCAGACCAGATCCATAGGGTGGATTTGGGTAAAGTTAATGATCGTCTGTTTGCCAACGTGGTGGCAGCCGGTTCATTGGCAGAGGCGTTGTTCTCAGTATCATCGGAAGAAAAGTGGAGGCTGGGTTCATTCGCTTATATGAAAGAAGGCTTAAAAGACCTGATGAACACAACCGCCAAGCTACTAACTATTGAGTATGACGGGCAGTTCTGGGAAGGTGAATCCCCACTTTTTCTCGCGGCGCTGACCAATTCGGTTGGAGGTTTTGAGAAATTATCTCCGGAAGCAGCGGTGGATGATGGGTTAATTCATTGTTTTGTGATTCGGAGCATGAACGTCTTTAATACGGTTACTCTCGGAACGTCCTTGCTGTTTGGCAATCTGAAGAACCATAAGGATGTGGATTACTTTACGGCAAAAGAAGTACACGTCCGCTCCACGGAAGCCATTCGTACGAATGTGGACGGGGAGGAAGGGCCTTCTCTGCCCATTCGAATCCGTGTATTGCCTCGGCATATTGAAGTGATTGTCCCGGAAGAAATATAA
- a CDS encoding leucine-rich repeat domain-containing protein, with amino-acid sequence MTLLFLVFILSIGAAGQAMAYTASDLGEGIIKDPALENGLKLILNKPIDSPLTSSDLEQLNVVDLSNAGIQSLAGLEYATNLTHLRLYGNEIEDLTPLEHLTQLREVDVRNNYITSIDALAELKDLGRLFISNNSISSIDVVRGFTRLHTFHASGNQIASLSALADANDLQWLEISNNAITDLTPLGDKRKLHQLNVANNHIHTLDVLADLPNTLQKLNVAGNQITDLMPLEHMTRLRTLDFSGNQVQHLTPLEELVDLRELNAESNQIYDLEPLRQLSKLEVLKLSNNRVWDLTPIAGFTFTRNNTAPTITDISASTSLSSGTQTSISEPEPAGLTVQNNYLDVASGSDTMRLLNQMNVREQKRTPQGRFQRLIEGSTTAYIGDHAYALEAAPFIDEGRTYVPLRFVSEQLNASVNWNPDTQEVQIAQNETSVRWTVGDKQVVVNDRLAMNDAPLLMKDGKTFVPVRFISEQFNTTVGYIGSSKTILIFENKAQDESVQQP; translated from the coding sequence ATGACTCTACTATTTCTAGTCTTTATCCTGAGTATCGGGGCAGCCGGGCAAGCGATGGCCTATACCGCATCAGACTTGGGCGAAGGAATAATCAAAGATCCTGCACTGGAGAACGGACTGAAGCTGATTCTGAACAAACCGATAGATTCCCCTCTAACCTCATCTGACCTGGAGCAGCTGAACGTCGTGGATCTGAGCAATGCAGGCATTCAAAGCCTGGCCGGTCTGGAATACGCCACGAATCTGACTCACCTCCGGCTATATGGCAATGAGATTGAAGATCTGACACCGCTGGAGCATCTGACTCAGCTTCGCGAAGTTGACGTTCGCAATAATTACATTACATCCATTGATGCTCTGGCTGAACTAAAAGACCTGGGACGGCTGTTTATCAGCAACAACTCCATTTCTTCCATAGACGTTGTACGGGGATTCACCAGACTACATACGTTTCACGCCAGCGGAAACCAGATTGCCAGTCTCTCCGCGCTGGCAGATGCAAATGATCTGCAATGGCTCGAAATCTCCAATAATGCAATAACCGATCTGACACCACTAGGGGATAAAAGGAAGCTTCACCAACTCAACGTGGCCAACAATCACATCCACACACTGGATGTACTGGCTGATCTGCCAAATACACTTCAGAAGCTGAATGTGGCAGGCAATCAGATTACCGATCTGATGCCTCTGGAGCATATGACACGTCTGCGGACACTCGACTTCTCCGGGAATCAGGTTCAGCACCTGACGCCTCTGGAAGAATTGGTAGATTTGAGGGAACTGAATGCGGAGTCCAATCAGATCTATGATCTGGAACCATTACGACAGCTGTCCAAGCTGGAGGTACTGAAACTGTCTAACAACCGGGTGTGGGATCTGACACCCATTGCAGGTTTTACTTTTACAAGAAATAACACTGCCCCTACCATAACGGACATCTCTGCTTCCACCTCCTTATCTTCCGGTACCCAGACTTCGATCTCGGAGCCGGAGCCTGCCGGACTAACGGTACAAAATAATTATCTGGATGTTGCGAGCGGCAGTGATACGATGCGCCTTCTGAACCAGATGAATGTACGGGAGCAGAAACGCACCCCACAAGGGAGATTTCAGCGGCTGATTGAAGGGTCCACAACGGCTTATATCGGGGATCATGCTTACGCTCTGGAGGCTGCGCCTTTTATCGATGAAGGTCGGACCTATGTACCGCTCCGATTTGTCTCCGAACAGTTGAACGCCAGCGTGAACTGGAATCCGGATACACAGGAGGTTCAGATTGCGCAGAATGAAACATCGGTCCGGTGGACGGTAGGCGACAAACAGGTGGTTGTAAACGATAGGCTTGCAATGAACGATGCACCTCTATTGATGAAGGATGGAAAGACGTTTGTTCCGGTACGTTTTATTTCGGAGCAATTCAATACAACAGTTGGTTATATCGGAAGCAGCAAAACGATTTTGATCTTCGAAAATAAAGCGCAAGATGAGAGCGTGCAACAACCTTAA
- a CDS encoding AraC family transcriptional regulator, translating into MIIPEPYRSYLSPESRWLPATDWNVKLFGAHMQKVKQGWQVPLESHLAFELILILEGAQTTILENIRYDLQAGDILLIPPGCKHTNECNQEQGLTYFIAHFNVDEVLFRQEMSRHVQLLFPYDSEDNHRLTEVMMKWVDLLQDKEEYTTSDLFRMQAGLLEILAILAEQSSSRSQEAVSPTVAHYATLIAEAIKSQFNAGNIQREGLGDKQIRMEEIAASLQISPGYALETFQKVYGISPRRYLSELKLHEAKQLIHQPDLNLTRVAAMLGYSSLAHFSRQFRRWTGMSPSEYRQTMGSIRFFD; encoded by the coding sequence ATGATCATCCCAGAACCATATCGTTCTTATCTATCTCCGGAGAGCCGATGGCTGCCTGCGACAGACTGGAACGTCAAGCTGTTTGGTGCTCACATGCAGAAGGTGAAGCAAGGATGGCAAGTGCCGCTTGAATCACATTTGGCCTTCGAATTGATACTGATTCTGGAAGGGGCGCAGACGACGATACTGGAGAACATCCGATATGATCTCCAGGCAGGAGATATCTTGCTCATTCCGCCCGGATGCAAACATACCAATGAATGCAATCAGGAGCAGGGGCTGACTTATTTTATTGCCCATTTCAATGTGGACGAGGTTCTGTTTCGCCAGGAGATGAGCCGACATGTACAGCTGTTATTCCCGTATGACAGTGAGGATAACCATCGATTGACGGAGGTCATGATGAAATGGGTGGACCTGCTTCAGGATAAAGAAGAATATACAACGTCGGATTTGTTCCGTATGCAGGCTGGTTTGCTGGAGATTTTAGCGATATTGGCAGAGCAGAGTTCCTCCCGTTCCCAAGAAGCCGTATCGCCTACTGTGGCCCATTATGCAACGCTGATTGCCGAGGCCATCAAGAGTCAGTTCAATGCCGGTAATATCCAGCGGGAAGGGTTGGGGGACAAGCAGATTCGGATGGAAGAGATCGCGGCTTCGCTTCAAATCAGTCCTGGTTATGCACTGGAGACGTTTCAGAAAGTATATGGCATCTCCCCGCGCAGATATTTGTCCGAACTGAAACTTCACGAGGCCAAGCAGTTGATACATCAACCTGATCTGAACCTCACTCGGGTTGCTGCGATGCTTGGATATTCCAGTCTTGCGCATTTTAGCCGGCAGTTCAGAAGATGGACTGGCATGAGTCCCAGTGAATACAGGCAGACGATGGGCAGCATTCGTTTCTTCGATTAA